A stretch of the Drosophila sulfurigaster albostrigata strain 15112-1811.04 chromosome 2L, ASM2355843v2, whole genome shotgun sequence genome encodes the following:
- the LOC133837413 gene encoding 2-oxoglutarate and iron-dependent oxygenase JMJD4 homolog has protein sequence MESDKAAPQILALQPQINPQLHPHGDNIIQRCAAKELSYNDFYWRFMHANWPVIITDVSNAWECRNWAKCDSDNNTTKLDNENANNNNNNNNANETGQEQHINFDYLRSRIGNIAVPVADCNATYFDSHAKLELKFHDYLERWQRNATDQRETNCNVAKDNLYLKDWHLAAQMPTYEFYQVPKYFASDWLNEQLIAEQRDDYRFVYMGPKGSWTSFHADVFGSFSWSTNIVGHKKWLIMAPGEERKLADRLGNLPFSIDENQLDEHQVHYFTINQTANEAVFVPSGWYHQVWNVSDTISVNHNWFNACNVATVWRNLLSNWKAVRNEIADCQQMDNFEAHCQTMLRASFGINYLDFVELLEFIVTRRLAAAALKDQQTTITGTITTATSLLLFDRYQMNDHHLQTDLECIRQLLIDMLQEPSVLECPAQLHERCEHLKQQL, from the exons ATGGAGTCAGATAAAGCGGCGCCACAAATATTGGCGCTGCAACCACAAATTAATCCTCAACTGCACCCGCATGGAGATAATATTATCCAACGATGCGCCGCCAAGGAGCTGAGCTACAACGATTTCTACTGGCGTTTCATGCACGCCAACTGGCCGGTGATTATAACAGATGTCTCCAACGCCTGGGAATGTCGCAACTGGGCGAAATGCGATAGCGATAACAATACGACTAAACTGGACAACGAAAatgccaacaataacaacaacaacaacaatgctaaCGAAACTGGCCAAGAACAACACATTAATTTCGACTACCTCAGGAGCCGCATCGGCAACATTGCTGTGCCTGTTGCCGACTGCAATGCAACATATTTCGATAGCCATGCCAAACTGGAACTGAAGTTCCATGACTACCTGGAGCGATGGCAACGTAACGCAACTGATCAAAGGGAGACCAACTGCAATGTGGCCAAGGACAACCTCTACCTCAAGGACTGGCATCTGGCTGCCCAGATGCCCACGTATGAGTTCTATCAAGTGCCCAAGTATTTTGCCTCCGATTGGCTGAACGAACAGCTGATTGCCGAGCAGCGGGATGATTATCGCTTTGTCTACATGGGACCCAAGGGATCCTG GACTTCTTTTCATGCGGATGTATTTGGTTCGTTCAGTTGGTCCACCAACATTGTGGGCCACAAAAAGTGGCTAATAATGGCACCCGGCGAGGAACGCAAGTTGGCCGATCGACTGGGAAATCTGCCATTTAGCATTGATGAAAACCAACTGGATGAGCATCAAGTGCATTATTTCACCATCAATCAAACGGCCAATGAGGCGGTATTTGTGCCCAGCGGCTGGTATCATCAGGTGTGGAATGTGAGCGATACCATCTCAGTGAATCACAACTGGTTCAATGCCTGCAACGTGGCCACTGTGTGGCGTAATCTGCTGAGCAACTGGAAGGCGGTGCGCAACGAGATCGCCGATTGCCAGCAGATGGACAACTTTGAGGCCCATTGCCAAACGATGTTGCGAGCCAGTTTTGGCATCAACTACCTCGATTTTGTAGAACTTTTGGAATTCATTGTCACCCGCCGATTAGCAGCAGCTGCACTCAAGgaccaacaaacaacaataacaggaACAATAACGACCGCAACCAGCTTATTACTTTTCGATAGATATCAAATGAACGATCATCATCTGCAAACCGATCTCGAGTGCATTCGACAGTTGCTCATCGACATGCTGCAGGAGCCAAGTGTTCTTGAGTGTCCTGCCCAACTGCACGAGCGTTGCGAACACCTCAAGCAGCAATTGTAG
- the LOC133844463 gene encoding uncharacterized protein LOC133844463, producing the protein MTQLQPISIHDLPELQALYRREGPKYFKEYYVLSTVIKYIKTEPGLKHFNAYTLADSHAQELGLFLLVDRYQLFVGCLGNKFDLLEHALHQLDWSRGFQCSSFAARYLATILKVIEAKQLTITSELHSNLYTLPAEEAMQLRVDCPEGFQLRPLVEADAQLIDKMWSYSGPGSLYFIQRQIRLCPSMGLYDMQSNKLVAWCVRTMEGLLAAMQVDNAYRRRGFGTIVVAALSREIGALGDDVGAEVHPENIISSSIFNKLGFRVSDQCYLRDTAPENGKFTWPNGQ; encoded by the exons ATGACGCAGCTTCAACCGATTAGCATCCACGATCTGCCAGAACTACAGGCACTCTATAGACGAGAGGGGCCCAAATATTTCAAGGAATATTATGTACTCAGCACCGTCATTAAATATATCAAGACTGAACCAGGACTGAAGCATTTTAATGCCTACACTCTGGCAGATTCACATGCCCAAGAGCTTGGACTCTTTTTACTTGTG gATCGCTATCAACTATTTGTCGGCTGTCTGGGGAACAAGTTTGATTTGTTGGAACACGCTCTGCACCAGCTGGACTGGTCACGGGGCTTTCAATGCAGCTCATTTGCAGCACGATACCTAGCTACCATATTGAAGGTTATAGAAGCCAAGCAATTGACGATCACCTCAGAACTTCACTCCAATCTATACACTCTACCAGCAGAAGAAGCCATGCAACTGAGGGTGGA CTGCCCAGAAGGATTCCAGTTAAGGCCTTTAGTCGAAGCAGATGCCCAGTTAATAGACAAAATGTGGTCCTACAGTGGACCGGGTTCCTTGTACTTTATTCAACGGCAGATTCGTCTATGCCCCAGCATGGGATTATACGATATGCAATCTAACAAGCTGGTTGCCTGGTGCGTCAG AACAATGGAAGGTTTGTTGGCCGCCATGCAAGTTGATAACGCGTACAGAAGGCGTGGATTTGGTACTATCGTCGTTGCGGCTTTATCTCGGGAGATCGGTGCTTTGGGCGACGATGTTGGCGCTGAAGTACATCCAGAGAATATTATCTCTAGTagcatattcaataaattggGATTCCGTGTGAGTGATCAATGCTATTTGCGTGACACTGCACCTGAAAATGGCAAATTTACGTGGCCAAATGGCCAGTAA
- the LOC133848243 gene encoding uncharacterized protein LOC133848243, translating into MIERINNFNLTQDSQGLDRIRPRSTLWPKYFKEYYVLSTVIKFIKTEPGLKHLNAYTLADSHAQELGLFLLVDRYQLFVGCLGNKFDLLEHALHQLDWSRGFQCTSIPARYLATILKVIEAKQLTITSEFHSNLYTLPAKEAMQLRVDCPDGLQLRPLVEADAQLIDKMWPYSDTGSLYFIQRQIRLCPSMGLCDMKTNKLVTWCVRTMDGLLAVLQVGNAYKMRRFGTIVVAALSRVIGALGDDVGAEVHPENVPSRSIFNKLGFRVSDQCHWSYTAPENGKFTWPHGQ; encoded by the exons aTGATAGAGCGAATCAATAACTTCAATTTGACACAGGACTCGCAAGGATTAGACAGGATACGGCCGAGAA GCACTCTATGGCCCAAATATTTCAAGGAATATTATGTTCTCAGCACCGTCATTAAATTTATCAAGACTGAACCAGGACTAAAGCATCTCAATGCCTACACTTTGGCAGATTCACATGCCCAAGAGCTTGGACTCTTTTTACTTGTG gATCGCTATCAACTCTTTGTCGGCTGTCTGGGGAACAAGTTTGATTTGTTGGAACACGCTCTGCACCAGCTGGACTGGTCACGGGGCTTTCAATGCACCTCAATTCCAGCACGATACCTAGCTACCATCTTGAAGGTTATAGAAGCCAAGCAATTGACGATCACCTCAGAATTTCACTCCAATCTATACACCCTACCAGCAAAAGAAGCCATGCAACTGAGGGTGGA CTGCCCAGACGGACTCCAGCTGAGGCCTTTAGTCGAAGCAGACGCCCAGTTAATAGACAAAATGTGGCCCTACAGTGATACGGGTTCCTTGTACTTTATTCAAAGGCAGATTCGTCTGTGCCCCAGCATGGGATTATGCGATATGAAAACTAACAAGCTGGTTACCTGGTGCGTCAG AACAATGGACGGTTTGTTGGCCGTCTTGCAAGTTGGTAACGCGTACAAAATGCGTAGATTTGGTACTATCGTCGTTGCTGCTTTATCTCGAGTGATCGGTGCTTTGGGTGACGATGTTGGCGCTGAGGTACATCCGGAGAATGTACCCTCCAGAagcatattcaataaattggGATTCCGTGTGAGTGATCAATGCCATTGGAGTTACACTGCACCTGAAAATGGGAAATTTACGTGGCCTCATGGCCAGTAA
- the LOC133848252 gene encoding uncharacterized protein LOC133848252: MPTLWQIHMPKSLDSFLLVDRYQLFVGCLGNKFDWLEHALHQLDWSRGFQCTTFAARYLATILKVIEAKQLTITLEYDANLYTLPAKEAKQLRVDCPEGFQLRPLVEADAQLIDKMWPYSGPGSLYFIQRQIRLCPSMGLYDMQSNKLVAWCVRTMDGLLAALQVDNAYRRRGFGTIVVAALSREIGALGEDVGAEIHPENIISISIFNKLGFRVSEQCYWRFTAPEKGKFTWPNGQ, encoded by the exons ATGCCTACACTCTGGCAGATTCACATGCCCAAGAGCTTAGACTCTTTTTTACTTGTG gaTCGCTATCAACTATTTGTCGGCTGTCTGGGCAATAAGTTTGACTGGTTGGAACACGCTCTGCACCAGCTGGACTGGTCACGGGGCTTTCAATGCACCACATTTGCAGCACGATACCTAGCTACCATCTTGAAGGTTATAGAAGCCAAGCAATTGACGATCACCTTAGAATATGACGCCAATCTATACACTCTACCAGCAAAAGAAGCCAAGCAACTGAGGGTGGA CTGCCCAGAAGGTTTCCAGCTGAGGCCTTTAGTTGAAGCAGATGCCCAGTTAATAGACAAAATGTGGCCCTACAGTGGACCGGGTTCATTGTACTTTATTCAACGGCAGATTCGTCTGTGCCCCAGCATGGGATTATACGATATGCAATCTAACAAGCTTGTTGCCTGGTGCGTCAG AACAATGGATGGTCTGTTGGCCGCCTTGCAAGTTGATAACGCGTACAGAAGGCGTGGATTTGGTACTATCGTCGTTGCTGCTTTATCTCGAGAGATCGGTGCTTTGGGTGAGGATGTTGGCGCTGAGATACATCCGGAGAATATTATCTCTATTagcatattcaataaattggGATTCCGTGTGAGTGAACAATGCTATTGGCGTTTCACTGCACCTGAAAAAGGTAAATTTACATGGCCAAATGGCCAGTAA
- the LOC133837423 gene encoding uncharacterized protein LOC133837423 has protein sequence MLQQLESISLEIMQEFQKCYRQNWPKYCQEFYCLDNFIGFLKKDPQIKNLKAYTLSDQRAKDEALFVIVDRYQLFVGCLNNSLGLVEAALTLLDWSTGLKCSSIPARHIAALESVIEEKQLQLLFTDLTNLHYMPAEEARQLCVVAPAGFYLDTLRESDAELVNEEWPNHHEGSLYFVQRQIKLCPSVGLYAEDSKQLVAWCIRLQGGYLGALQVRSSHQRRGFGSLVTKEIARRIGCLGQDVMALVNPQNTPSRVMFDKLSFKVIDQCHWLRTQPLNGEFTWPEGE, from the exons atgttgcagcaACTGGAATCGATTAGTCTCGAAATTATGCAGGAATTTCAAAAGTGTTATAGACAAAATTGGCCTAAATATTGTCAAGAGTTCTATTGCCTTGATAACTTCATTGGGTTTCTGAAGAAAGATCCGCAGATCAAAAACTTAAAAGCCTACACACTGAGCGATCAGAGAGCCAAAGACGAAGCTCTCTTTGTGATTGTG GATCGTTATCAGCTGTTTGTGGGCTGCCTGAATAACTCGCTTGGGCTTGTCGAGGCAGCTTTGACCTTGCTCGATTGGTCAACTGGCCTCAAATGTAGTTCGATACCAGCTCGACATATTGCGGCGCTGGAGAGCGTGATCGAGGAGAAACAGCTGCAGTTATTGTTCACAGATTTAACAAATCTGCATTATATGCCAGCAGAGGAGGCGCGTCAGTTATGTGTTGT AGCACCAGCTGGCTTTTATCTGGATACGTTAAGGGAAAGTGATGCAGAATTGGTTAACGAGGAATGGCCAAATCATCACGAGGGCTCCTTGTACTTTGTGCAACGACAGATTAAGCTGTGTCCAAGTGTTGGACTCTATGCGGAGGATTCCAAGCAACTGGTGGCCTGGTGCATCAG ACTGCAAGGAGGCTATTTGGGTGCACTGCAGGTGAGAAGTTCGCATCAGAGACGAGGATTTGGCAGCCTGGTCACCAAGGAGATAGCACGTCGCATAGGCTGCCTGGGACAGGATGTGATGGCGCTGGTGAATCCACAAAATACTCCATCGAGGGTGATGTTTGATAAGCTCAGCTTCAAGGTAATCGATCAATGTCATTGGCTGCGAACTCAACCTCTCAACGGAGAATTTACCTGGCCCGAAGGGGAGTAA